The Leptodactylus fuscus isolate aLepFus1 chromosome 1, aLepFus1.hap2, whole genome shotgun sequence nucleotide sequence ATTACTGGCTAAAAATACACAACTGATACAGAGATCATTTAAAGAAAAATGTTTGGTGTAGTCATTTCTTCGGTATTTGCAGTTGTTGTAAATCctgcaaaatacacatcaaataacaaaaaaaagtgtatttggaaTGTATTTATCTAAAATCATCTTCGATTTTTTTCACATATTCTTTGGCATATTTCTTTGTATTCAGATGTTTAAAATTATATGTTGTATTAACAATAATGCATATTTTCCATTGAAACCGATGGGAAACTATTTCCACATTTATTCGATGCACATTTATGATGTAGAAATGGTAATACATTCGGAAAAACACATCAAATAAGCCTAAGAACACAtttcctttgatttcaatggaaaatACATAATGTTGATCTAACTATACAGACTTGAGGCAGTTGTAGAAAGTAAGTGACGTGTCCACCTAAGCTAATATATCCAATACACTTGTTTGCTATTTGGTATGTATTGTGGAAGGATATATACTTTAAAATTCTACTGAAAATTCTACTAAAAGAAAGgtataggtggcgctagaggtaCAGACTTCCTTTTCCAGCACAGACGACTAATCTTGCATATTTTTTGGAAAGAAAGGAACACACCAGAAACATACCTGGATTTCAGACGCTGATTTCTCTTGAAATAAACTCTATATTGTTCAGCCTGTAAAACATGCCATATAAACAAAGCCTTAACTACTTTACTGTGAAAAATAGGATATATTATGCTATTATTCTTATTAGAAGCCCTTCCATTATGAGACGTAAAATATACACTGTTAACTTTCAATCTAACCAgtaatgtgtatatacatatatattgtaaatatatatatactgtatatatataatattttatatatatatatatatatatatatatatatatatatatatatcatagtacAAGCTGACTGGCCTCTAGAACCATGCAAATGTATGTAGTACCATGGAAATGCTATTAGATGTGATAGTGAATGTAATTCCTAGCTCGCAGGCCACAAGGTCTAAACACTGCTGGAATATTCATAAGGATTGTGTTTCCCTAGAGAATCATCTGAGTGTTAGTTCTAGAAGAAAATAGATGATCTTTGCTGTACATACCATACTGTATGCAAGCTTCGTAACTCAGGACCATTATAAAATGTGATGAAGTTATAGGAATGTAGTAGCGGAGATGACTTTATGATGGTGAAATAAGGCATTCAACGAAAAGTTCCTCTAAAATGAACAGTACAAATCAATtgaacgttttttgtttttttttcaaatacaggGGCCAATGAAGTAAGTGAACACTAGGGGGCAGTGTGGCTGTTTAGATGAATGTCCTTCTACCAGCTAAGTTACACAGTGTACCAGTCTTATAAGAAATCCTCTTGAACTGActttgaactaaaaaaaaaaatcattgttacATATAATGAGATACAAGCCTTTTGGACTTGGGCTACTTATAATTAGTCTTAGATCTGATGCCTTTTTATGTGAAAGGAAAAACAAGTTATAAAGATGCCATCTCCAAAATGTCTTATAAAGTAGAGAATACAAGGTATCCTCCACTCCTATATATTATCCTCTCCATAGGAACCTTCCCAAAGTGCAGGTCAGTTAGTATAATAATAAGTACAATTGATTCTATAATAACATTAAACCAGGCTAGGCCTTTGTGCTGACACTGCCAGGATCTACAGTCACTTCTGGCATTACCCTGGAGTTTTAATAATGATCCcattttatatatatcccataAACTGTGCCAAGCAAACAGATCACAAGTCCCCATTCCCCCGTCACTTTGCAAAGTAATAATTTCCATGTCCAAATCCATTTCTTTTCTACTTGTGAAATCTCTAAGCCATCAGCAAGGAGGATAGTTCACATGAAAACTAATTACATAAAATCAATATTTAATCACAGCACAGCATCCAGATCtggtggaaaaaaaatccttttaaaaTCTACTGCAATATACAAATTGGCTTCCTCCTCCTTTAATTTACACATGCCAAGGCTTAGAttctactttatttatttattagggtTTATTATTTCATTCGAGCACAATTTTATGGATTACAGATTTATGCCTGGCCCTGCTACACTTTAAGTGTACAACAGATAGATTTATTATtagattatttattttataacgcACACATACCCATACACGTATTAACATATAGATATATCTATGTTAATAGCTagaaatatgtagatagatagatagatagatagatagatagatagatagataacagaaagATAAATAGAATGGGAGATATGTGCAGACCaaacacacacataggactgtatacatacTAATctagtggatagatagatagatagatagatagatagatagatagatagatagatagaatgggagATATGTGCAGACCAAACATATCATATGCACACGACTGTATATATACTAatctagaggatagatagatagatagatagatagatagatagatagatagatagatagatcgatcgatcgatcgatcgatcgatcgatcgatcgatagatagatagatagaatgggagATATGTGCAGACCaaacacacacataggactgtgtatatactaatctagtggatagatagatagatagatagatagatagatagatatgtgcagaccatacacacacacacacgactgtatatatagtaatcTAGAGGACAgatatataagatagatagacagatagatagataaataaatagggaGATATGTGCAGAGTCagaccatacacatacacacacacgactgtatatatactaatctagagtatagatagataaatagataatgcgTAGAGATATACCTAACATTATATACCTGTCTTTAAGAAATACACACACATCctgatatatagacatatatacctACTATATTACATGCATTGCAACACAAACATAAATGTATCCTGCTACAGAAATGGATCATGAGATAGAAATgatagatataaagatagatagacattggATTATAGAtaacataatgttttttttttgcatgtaacaAAAGATGTTGCGTTGTATAATTGTGCCCTAGAAATGAGTGTGCAGGAATATTACTGTGGTGGTAACTTTGGTGCTTGTCCCTGTATTGTCTGTGCAGTTCCTGCAATGGCGGGTTAGGAATTTATTCTGTCCAGGATTATGAGAATAGATATTCCATAGGAGATTACTGACATGGAGCCAAATTTGTGTATTATACCTGCATGAGTCAGTGACGGTCCTGTAGCCGATACATTCTATATACATACACCTAAACATATAGAAAGCCACATCCCAATACATAtacatctctctctatatatgagAAAAGTGTTCGAAGTTTAGTCAGAAGAGCACGTCTGTTCCCAGCACACGGACCTGTCATGAGAGTACAGTAAGTGGCATGTTCCTGTGCCCGCTCATTGTGCCAGCTGTATGGTGTGGCAGAGCCGGTAACAAAAGGATACAGGCTCAGCGCTGTTCCCCGGTCGGCCGCCGCAGGACAGGCAGCAGGCAGCGGTGTCCTATCACTCCTTATAGTAGTGTGTAATTGTCTGCCGGCGCTAGGTGTTCGCTGCTCAGCGCGGTATTGCGGCCGGACCACCTTAAGGccttggccccgccccctccgcgcgCCGACATTGGCTGCAGCCGCTGTGAGGGATTCATCGCTGAAATGCAAAACTTGTTGCTGCTCTGTGGGGCTGAGGAGACACACACAGTGCGGAGCTCACACCGGCGGCCGGACACCGCGCAGCAGCAGCTACTACAATGCAGGTGTCACGTCTGAAAGTTGCAGCCAGTTGGATGTGGATTTAGCGGGGAGCGTCCTATGTGTTTTGTGCGGTGCCCTGGACTTGTGTTTTGGTGGGCGCTCTGCAGGAGGAGTGTTTATTTGTGATCTGGCAGGCCGGGCCCTATCACATTACACCATGTGAGCTGAGCCGTGCGGGCTTCACACTCAGCATCCCCGCTCGCTCGCACTCGGCTCCCTCCACAGACTGTGGCTCCCTCTATAGACTGTGGCTCCCTCTATAGACTGTGGCTCCCTCCGTACACTGTGGCTCCTGTGATCACCGGACGGGACTGTCATGACTTATTGATCCGCCCCTGGAATTATGTTTGGGCTGGAGCAGTTTGAGCCACAGATCAATAGCAGAAGCGCTGGCCAGGCAGACAGGAGCTTCCCCCAGCCCGGGCTGAACATGAGCTCTCACTTCAAGAACCCTGCATTCCACTCCGGGGGGACGTCTGCCGCTGTCGACCCCTCCATAGGAGCTATGAACGAGCCTTCCATGATGGGCATGAACCTCAACATCAACGGGGAGCCTTATGGGTACCATGCCAGGGGGCACTCCGACATCCACGCCGGTGGGATGCAGCCGCAGCCTGTCCATGGTTTCTTCAacaaccagcagcagcagcagcagcatcaccACGGGCACCCGAGCAGCCACCCTCACCAGCATCATCCTCACTTCAGTGGCAACTTTGGTGGTGGTCCTGATGCCACAGCATCTTGTTTGCATGGTGGTCGTCTTATGGGTTACAACAATAATCTGGGGAATCAACAAGCCTTTGGTGAAGGCTATGAACAGATGGCAGAGAACCAGACAGGAGAAGGCTTTGCACAGCAGAGAACAGGTAACCTACCTGAATTTCAGCACCCTAACTCCACTGCCTCTAACCATGCTGTCCCTGCACCCTGCCTGCCCCTAGACCAGTCTCCAAACCGAGCTGCCTCCTTTCATGGGCTTCCTTCATCCACCTCTTCTGATTCTCACAGTTTGGAACAAAGGAGGATCCACAGTCAAGGGGGAGTTGATCCACTGGAATACAATTATCCCAGCGATGGTCCAGCAGGACATTTTGAGGTACCCGTGTTTTCTCCTTCTGACTCTGAGGGGCATTATGGTGCTGGGAGACAGGTTTCTGCTGGGTCTTTTCCTGGTGCTTCTGTTTTGCCAAGACCTCCTGGGATAGTGGGCATGTCTAAGGTTCACCCACAGCAGCAGCATGGGGTATTCTTTGAGAGGTTTGGAAGTGCCCGTAAAATGCCTGTGGGCATGGAGCCTGCGGTGAATGCCAGGCATCCCCTTCtgcaacaacagcagcagcagacAGGTTTACTTGCCAGACAAAACTCATGCCCGCCAGCAATTACCAGGCAGCAGCAAACAGAAGGCAGTACCTCAAACCCAAGTCTGCCAGACAATGGACCagtaatgcagaaccagcattcacAGTTTGAGTACCCTATTCAAAGACTAGAGAACAGAAATATGCATCCTTATTCTGAGTCAATGTTCAATATGCAGCAGGGACCTCCTCAGCAACCTCCAAATCAAAGATTGCAACACTTTGATGCCCCTTACATGAATGTTACCAAAAGACCCAGGTTTGACTTTCCAAATAACCATGGAGTTGATAACTGTGCCGCCTGGAATAACAACAGCATTCACAATGCTGGCATGGACAGTCACCTTTCTCCTTCCACCTATCCAGGACTACCGGGTGACTATAATCCCCAAGTGCCAGAAAGCTTCCCCCCTGGTCCAGCATTGCAGCATCCTGGCCCAGATCATCAGTCCATACAACAGAGACAAAATGCAGCAATGATGATTAAACAAATGGCTTCCAGAAACCAACAACAGAGAATGAGACAGGCTAATTTACAGCAATTGGGCCATCACGGGGATGTTAATCAAAGCAGCATTGTCCATGGAGGTCAAGTGGGGAGTATGCCGCAGACTAACTTTGATCGTGAAGGGGGAAGGATTGGAAATTTTGACCCCCAGAATCCACATGTGGGCCAGGAAAATGCTTGGTTTCCTGGACCTCACCCACCAGGAGATATTCTGCAAAGGAGGATGGGTGGGTCGAGTATCCCTGCTGATGCTGCTTCCCATGATATAAATTTACAGCAGAGTGGGTCAAACATGCTTTTTAGACCAGGTGTCAATAGGATGGGTCTTCAGGAGTCATTGGGGATGCCGGGAGAGGGGCATGTTCAGGCCTTGCATTCTCCAAGTATGCACTCACAGTTTGGAAACAACATAGCTAACTTATCTCAGATGCAGTCACCGGGTGGTGGGGTGAGCATGAACAGTACTCCAACTGACCGAAGAGGACCCCCAGATTTCACAACACCTGGGATAGGACAGCAGTCAGCATTTCCATTTGTTGGATCAAATAGACAGTCAACACCGCATAATCCGACAGGTGTAAATTCATCTCCAAGTTCTTACCCACCTCAGTCAGATTTCCAATCTAACCAGCGCTCCACAGCTAGCAAACTAGGGGCACTTTCCTTAGGTTCAtttaataaatctggtgcaaaAGAAAATATCTTTGGACAAAGCTGTTTAGCTGCCCTTTCCACAGCATGTCAAAATATGATAGCCAGCTTAGGTGCCCCAAACCTCAATgtaacatttaataaaaaaagcCAAGCTGAGGGGAAAAGAAAGCTGAGCCAAACAGAGAATGAACTGAATAACAACAGTGGAAACAGCACTAGTTCTGAATATTTCCCTGGGGGCTCCTCTCAAGCCAGTCAGGGGCCTGGTGCTTCTAGTAACAACAGCAAACCTGCAGGGCAAAATGGGGCATCTCAACCTACACAGGGGGAAACAAGCCtttccccaaactacaatatTGAAGTGACTCCTGGCAATGATGGCAAACCAGTGACTGGTGGTGGACGTGGGAGGGGTAGGAGAAAAAGAGACAGTGGACATGTGAGCCCGGGTACTTATTTTGATAAGTATTCCGCAGACAGTGGGGGCGCTGTGGTGAGCCCAGGGCAACAGGGTCCGTCTGCAAATACAGTTGAACCTGGTGGGACTCCACATGACAAGCCTATGACTTCTCCATCTTGGGCTAAAGGTAGTGAGCTACTACTTGGTGACCAACCTGACCTCATGTCATCTTTGGACAGTGGCATTCAAAGTGTGACTAAATCAGATAGTAGCTCACCTCATGTTGACTTCTCTGAAGATGTCAACACTACATATGGCAATGAAGATGAAGTTTCTTCTAGTTCAGATAACAACATATCTAAACCAAGTAACTGTCCTTTGGTAACAGGGTCTCCAAAAATTCAACGGAATGAACATGGACTGCTTAATGGACAAAAACCAATGGGTCTAAATATGCTAAATAACACTACCTCTCTCCCAGACAGTTATGGGCTGAGCAGTACTGGGGCTGGTCACCCTGGGACTCCAGGGATGGAACAGGTCCGCACTCCAACCAGCACATCAACCCAGGATGAGATCCACCCTCTAGAGATACTGCAAGCACAGATACAACTTCAGAGACAGCAGTTCAGCATTTCTGAAGACCAGCCCTTGGGGATGAAGAATAAAAAAACTGACTGTACTGCTCAAAATGTGGACAGTGAATTGAACAGTTGTTGCTCTGACAATGTCAAAAATTCTATGAGTACGATAGACCTTGACTCTCTCATGGCAGAGCATAATTCTACCTGGTACATGCCTAATGAGAAATCATTGATGGAGGGAGAAGAGGACGACAAATCTATCACACCTTGGGATAAATCAAAGAGCCAACAAACCAACAAAGAAGGTATATACATTTAATTATACACGTCTGCTTTCACAGTGTTGTCATGTTCTCATTTTATTTATGCTACAACTAAAGCCTGTCTTCCTTGCCAACGTGAATTCATTTGCCAGTGACCAGGAAATAAATTACCGCCAATTAGTCCTCTAATTTTATATTCCCCCATAAAGTGTGTGCAAGCATTGCTTACTATACATAGTTCATTAAACAGCCTCACATTTACTATCAGGCTGCAAACTTAAGAGGGCAGCATGAAGGCACTACCAGGTAGCTGTATATCTCCTCCAAAATCAGCACATTTGGATGGGCCATGACAGAGTGTGAGGAGCCATTCATCCCACAAGCCACATTTCATAGCAGACAAAAGAGGAACTATTCTTTCCTATTCTGGCCCTGATAAAATGCTATCAGTTAATTAATAGGAGCCGCCTGCAGGGCAAGGACAGAGGGGAATCAATGTTTACAGGTCAATTTAGATATATAGCCCCTCACCCTATACTCTGTAGCAGGGTAGGCTACTTGCACTCATACAGCTCTGCATTGTTTGAGGTTACTTGAGGgccaatgtgctttttttttttgctagtcaCCTAAGATGCTATATGATTTATCTCTCTGTTAAGAACCCATGCGGAAGTCTATGTAAATTGTACAGTTTTTATTGTGTGTGTGTTGATATTGTATACATCCATATGTATAGGTGCGCACACATGCAATATGATGTTTCTGGATTCTATGGGATGTGTTATTGAATAATTTTATTCATGTTGAATAGCTTtgttattctaaaaaaaaaaaaaaaaaaaatctacatggtttcagacaacaaaaaaaaattctgtaatgtatttatttcttgcatcaatatattttgtatgttcttGAAATGGAATCTAATATAACTTTATTTTCACAAATTTCCAAGCTTATTGTCATTTTATTCTTTGCCCAGTGTGAATTGTAGGTAGTGTATAATATACGTTGTCAATGCTGCGTGTGGACTGGTGACTGGTCATTTTAGATTGATTCACTGTTACAAGCGCAAGGTGAAAGAAAAGCATTGCCTTTAATCCAATCTCTTCTATAAATAGGCAACACTTCATTCAATATTGTAATACTATGGGAATCCCAGTTTGCTTTCTAAATAGCTGATTTCTCTTACTGATGGGCTGCAGTCTAGCATTTACTGAAGAAGACCATTAGAGGATCAAAAAGACTTAAGATATTAGGGAATAGGTTAAGGGGAAATAAAAAGAGAGTTTGGCTGGTTTAAAGTGTATCATTTAATAGCCATGGTTTTGGTTGGCTTTACAGCTTTGGGTTTTGAAGCATGAATAGAAGCCCCCGCTGGTTGCCTCTTTGTCCCTGTTTAATGCTCAGCTCAGGAGGGCCACTGTTTGAGGAAGGAATCTTTAGCATGCATAGCACAGCAGACTGGAGCACATCAGCATTCCCCATGCTTTGCTCCCGCAACAGCTTCAATTGGTGAGCTTGGGGCCCTTCATCTTGATTTTTAAGTGGGGCTTCCTATGGCAGTGCCCTCCACTTCAGTCATGGTATGCTatgtatatacatagatagaatatattttaccttttttttactgtttaatgTGTAATTTAATTTTACAACACACACTTGGTACAATACAAATCAACAACAATCAATAAATGACAACAGAAATGTATTTTAATAATTATTAGATTTTATTAGGGCATCATCTACAGTCATCAAATTATTGCATAGGAGAAAGAAGTTGAACATCAGGTTTTATTTAATAAAGTATACATATTGTTTAATGGCATGTGACAGGCCAAATTatctgtgcatatatatatatatatatatatatatatatatatatatatatatacacacatatatatatatttcatatacatATAATTTAGCCTGTCACATGCCATTAAACAATATGTATACTttcttaaattatatatatatatatatatatatatatatatatatatatatatatatatatatatatattataaaaaatggAGGTTGAATGAATGTGGATACAGATTAAgtaacattaataaatattttggTCACtggataataataaatatttaccACACATTTATTTCTGAATATTTACTATTATTATCCGCTGATTTAAAACGAAATATTATATCCCCTATTAATTTGAGCTAAATATTGATAAATATTTAATAAGCTCCATGGCCAGAAGTGGTCAGGGATACTGAGACACAATTACTATAGAGACACAATGGAGTGCAAGGGTTTCTGGGATGTTACATTTGATAAAATCCACTTTATGCCAGTAACTAGATTGGTCCTTACTTTGTCTATACAAATTGTTAAACCCAGTCAGTGTCCAACAATTGCTCTCTGTTCTTTCTCAAAGCCATTTTCTGTTTATTATGAATGGCCACAAGCATTTAACCTTCCGCCATAACCTTTGCACTTCAGTGGCGTATTTTAATTTAACACAAAATAATTCAACTTTGGGTACAGGGATACACATGAAAACATTAAATAAGATTTGTGTCTTTATCTATATATAATCTCAGTGAATATTGGACATTTCTCCAAATTCTTTCTTTTCCAACACACGTTAGTTAATACCTGCAGGCAATTTTCTATGGAGGAAACCTTCATTCTGCTTCACAAAGAAATGGTTGTTTTTGTCTTGgaggtgtgtgtatgtgtgggtccaGCAGTGTGAGGGTTAAatccattatgtttttttttcccttaaaatTCCTAAGGTCTCTGCAAATGCCTTCATTTGACATTTGCTCTGCAGGAACATGTAACTTAAAACCACACAGGTGTTAATCGAGCTGGATGTAAATGGATACAAGTTACACTGGATGTTTATTATCACGTGGATTTTTTGCCTCTTTATTTTCAACTCTTTTGCCTCCTGTGTGTGAATTTCTTTAAATTGGCCCCAAATCTTAAGTAACGGTCCCCTTCACGTGTGCGTTCTGCCTTATACACACAGATCATTTTCTCTAAGCGGCCATAACTTTGTGGATTTCAGTCAGTTCTGG carries:
- the MN1 gene encoding transcriptional activator MN1, with translation MFGLEQFEPQINSRSAGQADRSFPQPGLNMSSHFKNPAFHSGGTSAAVDPSIGAMNEPSMMGMNLNINGEPYGYHARGHSDIHAGGMQPQPVHGFFNNQQQQQQHHHGHPSSHPHQHHPHFSGNFGGGPDATASCLHGGRLMGYNNNLGNQQAFGEGYEQMAENQTGEGFAQQRTGNLPEFQHPNSTASNHAVPAPCLPLDQSPNRAASFHGLPSSTSSDSHSLEQRRIHSQGGVDPLEYNYPSDGPAGHFEVPVFSPSDSEGHYGAGRQVSAGSFPGASVLPRPPGIVGMSKVHPQQQHGVFFERFGSARKMPVGMEPAVNARHPLLQQQQQQTGLLARQNSCPPAITRQQQTEGSTSNPSLPDNGPVMQNQHSQFEYPIQRLENRNMHPYSESMFNMQQGPPQQPPNQRLQHFDAPYMNVTKRPRFDFPNNHGVDNCAAWNNNSIHNAGMDSHLSPSTYPGLPGDYNPQVPESFPPGPALQHPGPDHQSIQQRQNAAMMIKQMASRNQQQRMRQANLQQLGHHGDVNQSSIVHGGQVGSMPQTNFDREGGRIGNFDPQNPHVGQENAWFPGPHPPGDILQRRMGGSSIPADAASHDINLQQSGSNMLFRPGVNRMGLQESLGMPGEGHVQALHSPSMHSQFGNNIANLSQMQSPGGGVSMNSTPTDRRGPPDFTTPGIGQQSAFPFVGSNRQSTPHNPTGVNSSPSSYPPQSDFQSNQRSTASKLGALSLGSFNKSGAKENIFGQSCLAALSTACQNMIASLGAPNLNVTFNKKSQAEGKRKLSQTENELNNNSGNSTSSEYFPGGSSQASQGPGASSNNSKPAGQNGASQPTQGETSLSPNYNIEVTPGNDGKPVTGGGRGRGRRKRDSGHVSPGTYFDKYSADSGGAVVSPGQQGPSANTVEPGGTPHDKPMTSPSWAKGSELLLGDQPDLMSSLDSGIQSVTKSDSSSPHVDFSEDVNTTYGNEDEVSSSSDNNISKPSNCPLVTGSPKIQRNEHGLLNGQKPMGLNMLNNTTSLPDSYGLSSTGAGHPGTPGMEQVRTPTSTSTQDEIHPLEILQAQIQLQRQQFSISEDQPLGMKNKKTDCTAQNVDSELNSCCSDNVKNSMSTIDLDSLMAEHNSTWYMPNEKSLMEGEEDDKSITPWDKSKSQQTNKEAHDLPQNKTSAAAQNGSHLQCLSVHCTDDIGESKGRTPVPTWRSLHSDISNRFGTFVAALT